The genomic window ccaaccgttatccaatcaaagttaatatactctgtgtgcaaagcacgctgagtataaaaaaggtatTCCTACAAATGGAGGTGTGTCGTGTCAATTTATTAAGCAGCAATCATATATTTCACTGCGTTCACACTCCAGGCTAGGCAGTTTCTGCAAAAAAGCAGCACAGCAGGTGCAATTTCATCAATTAAATAATTAGGTATCTCTAAACCAACTTTCTACTTTGCCAATTTCGTAGAAAAGCACAGCGCCCATGTAAGTAACAATTGTGTGTCGTTGTATATACCTTTCGGTCTGGAACATCATAATTCGTTCGCTTGATGTGGGCTAATCTGCTTTAACTCTCAACACTATATTCATAAATGcataagaaagaactataaatatATGGGGATGGTTCCTAAGATATTTGTACATAGGCACATACTCTATGCCTGGTATTTTTTTCTTGCAAATACAATAACATTGAAAATTGAGCGTCAAAGTGGCAATCACATATTATTTCACAAATTAgttggggttacactgaaatgaaagtccacagatcgatgagctttgcaacagaataaacggctacctccctgatctctccagtttttggcctggcgaaacctggcattatcaccgactaaatcctccgcgaccttatttacaacatggacgtcccaaatgtcgaccattttgaacatccaggtcgatgacactacgctgccgactgtcctacaccccaaaatcttgggtatgacgtttgatcaggatctacattttggtgagcatgcagccgcaattgtaccgaaaatccagagccgtaacaaaatcctcaaatcacttGCTGGCAGtaattggggaaaagacaaagaaaggctcattaccacttacaaagcaattggccagccgattacaagctacgcgtcccctatatggtcgccacacttaaagactactcactgttccgcccaggggcttaaggagtcatctccgtaagcattatgaggaaatacggcacctgagaactcagccgtatgaagcaaaaaaacacaagcaggtcctcagtgaactccacaagtaggcgtcggacctttatgtcaggaattgctcggtgaatccagtactcaaagaacagtacccaaaacttgcggaagaggaacgcatactccccagggaaacgcgagtcactctagctcaacttcgatctggatacagtaacaggttaaactcttaccatccagaatcagccccgacatacaaaatgtatgccccgattgcgatgtgtccccacatgacaccaaccatctcttcaattgtaatgtggaaccaacgcctctaacacccctctcattatggttcacccctgttgaaacagcaagtttccttggactccctttagaggatattgatgacaatttgtgatcggtccaacctattggatggggcgaagcactgctacaacaacaacaacaacaacattatttcaCATACCTTATAACTTAATACTACTGCAATCGGGACTAAGTAAGAAGTAGATGTGAAAGAGTTATTGGAAATTAAACGCAAAAGGTCAGGGAGGTATAAGATTATGGACTGGGAATGAGATAGGAATAAAATGAGAAGAGGGATATAGTGAATGAGAATGTAGCAAGGGGAAGAAAGAGAGGCCAACATTTTTCATTCCGTGAAACGAAAGTTTTTTGGCAGAACAAAGTTTGCCGCATCCGCTTTTATTTATATCAGTTGCTGGAGTaaataaattctttttattttattttaggatGGTCGCAGTTTCATAATACAAAACCAGGCACAATTCGCTCGAGAGCTGTTGCCTCTTAACTATAAACACAACAATATGGCAAGTTTTATACGACAGTTGAATATGTGTAAGTGCTATAAATATAGAAACATACATGCAAATGCCCTCACATAGTccactttttttgtaattgaacaTTAGATGGTTTCCATAAGATAACTTCCATTGACAATGGTGGTTTGAAATTCGATAAAGATGAAATGGAATTTTCACATCCTTGTTTTAAACGGAACTGTCCCTTTTTGTTGGAGCATATTAAGAGAAAAATTGCCAATACAAAAAGTTTAGATGATAAATCTGGTTTGAAACCGGAAGCTGTCACAAAAGTACTACAAGATGTTAAGGCAATGCGTGGGCGACAGGATTCGCTTGATTCGCGTTTTTCGGTTATGAAACAGGAAAATGAAGCCTTGTGGCGAGAAATAGCTACATTACGTCAAAAACATGCAAAACAACAGCAAATTGTAAATAAGGTGCGTTAAAATTAACTAATTccgctttaattttattgttactAATTTTGACTCGGCTTTTAGCTCATACAATTTTTAATTACAATTGTACAACCATCACGTAACATGACCAGTGTAAAGCGACATATGCAGCTGATGATACATGACACACCGGAGAATGCAAAGCTTCATAAAAAGAGTGAATCGCAATCTGAAAGTGGTCCAGTTATTCATGAACTCGGTGAAGAGTTGTTAGACGAGGTCAACGATTCTGATATCGATTTTATGTAATGAAGTCACTccttttttttacatatgtatgtttgaaggTTCATTTATCTAATTTTGTCTTTTTGCACATTGTAGTGAGGCAGCAAGTCCATACGGAAAATTGACCCCTTGTCATGATGCAGAAAGTATTGACTCTCCCTTAAATATTGAACGTCCTCATTCAAGCATCAGTCAAGTATCTCAACATTATGACTATTCGAATCAGAGTGCAGAAGATACAGTGAACGCAGTGATGGCATCGTCTTTCGGTAATGATGGTGGTATAAATTTAACTGGAAGTGATGCCGCTAACTTTATGGGTGCACAGAAACTTATTTCAAGTTCTGATTCATCAGTTATCAAGTCAGTAAATCCGGACGGATCACACATCTTTTATCACGTTACTGAGGTGCCCGATGTAATGGAAGCGCATCAAAATGAAATTGTTCAGGTCACTTCACCAATTTACACCGATGAAAACGTATTAACAACACCTATGGTACGTGAGCAAATGGCACGTTCACAAAAACTTAAACAAAGGAATAAGAGGCGACGCAAGCAAAATGATGACGAGGAAGCAAGTGAAGTTAATTCTTCAACATTAGTTGGTGAAAATCGGCAAACTCCACCCATGATTAAATCCGAAAAAAAACCTATGATTGATCCAATGTCGTTTTTAAACATTTTACCACAGGATCATATAATACAATCCGAGACTGAAAGTAATTCACCAAATCTCAAAGATGCATCTCTTTCATCAAATTCAAATGGCTCTGGTTTATTAACCGCCATAAATACGATTAATCCTTCAGTATCTCCTGTTAGTGCAGCTAGTGGCGATACATTACTTGCAATTGGATCACAATCGACAAACTTCTTtgattcaaatgaatttgtaacCCCCGATATGCCTACAGATATATTTGATGTAAGTTTATTCGTACCACAGTTTTgttacattttaaaaataaatatcatcAATATTATAAATTGTGCAATTAAAGGACTCGGCAATATCTGCAGAAGCAGGTAATTTTAAGGAACAGCACCAACAGCAAATTCAATATGGAATTTCAACTGCAAACAATGGCAAATTCTCTTCTTTTGTAGCTCGAAATAATAACAATGGTAATGACACACCAACCACTTCTACCGCTGCTGCAGCAGCATCTGCCAATAAGTTTTCCAATGGTAACAAGCCGGGTAATAACTGCAATGTTATAGTTTCCTCAACACAGGAGAAAAATACTCAAAACGAAAACAACATGTCTTTAACTAAATACAAAAGTGTAATTCCTGGCAATGGAAACATTATGCGGTTGAGTACTGCGTTAGTAACTGAGATGAATCATCTTAGTTACAAAAAAGAATGCatgaaaataatttatattttttgttttacttcAACAGCGACGAAGTCAGTAATCATTTGGATAATGTACAAGATGAACTGGAGTCACTCAAAGATTTGTTACGCAGTGATAGTTATTCATTAGATGTCAATGCACTTTTGGGAGTAAGTAAGAACATATTTAAAACATCATCATTATGATCAGACCAATTTGAAATTATTCTAAATTTCTAGCTCTCATTTTGCATGAAATAAATTCCATTGGGTaattacaccttttccagtttgagttcagaaatttacaactcaagttcagaaaattgcaatacaaattcagaaaattacaattcaagttcagaatttccaatttaaatacttaaaattacaattcaagttcataaatttgcaattcaagttcagaaatttcaatttaagttcagaaaatttcaattcaagttcagaaattctaatttaaattcagaaaattataattcaagttcagaattttcatttcaagttcagaaaattacgattcaagttcagaaaattgcatttcaagttcagaaaattacaattcaaatacagaaaattataagtagggTCTTATTTTTCAATACTACGTTATATGTTATTTGCGGAATTGTTGATCATTTGTTGACAACggtggcttggatatactgtacccAAAGTTTTCTACAACGCGGGTACATCCCGAGCTAAGGAATGAAACGGAGGATAACTCTTTGCAACAAGTGCATGAGgacgctccggccatgaaagtacttcagtcgacaccgcactTTGGAAGGAATGGAAggggagacctccacagagttgccagaggcaggtggaggaagattgTTCTATGCACACAGTGCTTATACGTGTCTTGCGGGATTGTGAACGCTCCGTTgatttcgtcatcactgctgtcatactcaatgcAAATCAATGCTTGTGACCtttagaatatagctggatgtccTTGTAACTGACCTCTTATGAGAGAAGGAGAGAGAAGAGAGGCAACGTCCAAGTGAGTTAAGAAGTCCAATGCTTCCTTG from Eurosta solidaginis isolate ZX-2024a chromosome 3, ASM4086904v1, whole genome shotgun sequence includes these protein-coding regions:
- the Hsf gene encoding heat shock factor protein isoform X1, producing MANTRSNFDGKVKHRQIKNLFYDVEQEGKTSEPTTSSKVRIRFNKRNEIADLLETHQIKQEPTTKEPMHTFSETGAGVPAFLAKLWRLVDDPDTNSLICWSKDGRSFIIQNQAQFARELLPLNYKHNNMASFIRQLNMYGFHKITSIDNGGLKFDKDEMEFSHPCFKRNCPFLLEHIKRKIANTKSLDDKSGLKPEAVTKVLQDVKAMRGRQDSLDSRFSVMKQENEALWREIATLRQKHAKQQQIVNKLIQFLITIVQPSRNMTSVKRHMQLMIHDTPENAKLHKKSESQSESGPVIHELGEELLDEVNDSDIDFIEAASPYGKLTPCHDAESIDSPLNIERPHSSISQVSQHYDYSNQSAEDTVNAVMASSFGNDGGINLTGSDAANFMGAQKLISSSDSSVIKSVNPDGSHIFYHVTEVPDVMEAHQNEIVQVTSPIYTDENVLTTPMVREQMARSQKLKQRNKRRRKQNDDEEASEVNSSTLVGENRQTPPMIKSEKKPMIDPMSFLNILPQDHIIQSETESNSPNLKDASLSSNSNGSGLLTAINTINPSVSPVSAASGDTLLAIGSQSTNFFDSNEFVTPDMPTDIFDDSAISAEAGNFKEQHQQQIQYGISTANNGKFSSFVARNNNNGNDTPTTSTAAAAASANKFSNGNKPGNNCNVIVSSTQEKNTQNENNMSLTKYKSVIPGNGNIMRDEVSNHLDNVQDELESLKDLLRSDSYSLDVNALLGNADATTNRISLSPQFDGEFLTKLFNDSDVLGPYGLSLEGDKKGSEMMSYQPMYDLSDIIDINDKNESEAVDQTSRTVISRQLPLLQQQQKDPSSALNTPYNDYFANTSEPSITQRRNELAAYKRP
- the Hsf gene encoding heat shock factor protein isoform X5, which produces MHTFSETGAGVPAFLAKLWRLVDDPDTNSLICWSKDGRSFIIQNQAQFARELLPLNYKHNNMASFIRQLNMYGFHKITSIDNGGLKFDKDEMEFSHPCFKRNCPFLLEHIKRKIANTKSLDDKSGLKPEAVTKVLQDVKAMRGRQDSLDSRFSVMKQENEALWREIATLRQKHAKQQQIVNKLIQFLITIVQPSRNMTSVKRHMQLMIHDTPENAKLHKKSESQSESGPVIHELGEELLDEVNDSDIDFIEAASPYGKLTPCHDAESIDSPLNIERPHSSISQVSQHYDYSNQSAEDTVNAVMASSFGNDGGINLTGSDAANFMGAQKLISSSDSSVIKSVNPDGSHIFYHVTEVPDVMEAHQNEIVQVTSPIYTDENVLTTPMVREQMARSQKLKQRNKRRRKQNDDEEASEVNSSTLVGENRQTPPMIKSEKKPMIDPMSFLNILPQDHIIQSETESNSPNLKDASLSSNSNGSGLLTAINTINPSVSPVSAASGDTLLAIGSQSTNFFDSNEFVTPDMPTDIFDDSAISAEAGNFKEQHQQQIQYGISTANNGKFSSFVARNNNNGNDTPTTSTAAAAASANKFSNGNKPGNNCNVIVSSTQEKNTQNENNMSLTKYKSVIPGNGNIMRDEVSNHLDNVQDELESLKDLLRSDSYSLDVNALLGNADATTNRISLSPQFDGEFLTKLFNDSDVLGPYGLSLEGDKKGSEMMSYQPMYDLSDIIDINDKNESEAVDQTSRTVISRQLPLLQQQQKDPSSALNTPYNDYFANTSEPSITQRRNELAAYKRP
- the Hsf gene encoding heat shock factor protein isoform X7, with product MANTRSNFDGKVKHRQIKNLFYDVEQEGKTSEPTTSSKVRIRFNKRNEIADLLETHQIKQEPTTKEPMHTFSETGAGVPAFLAKLWRLVDDPDTNSLICWSKDGRSFIIQNQAQFARELLPLNYKHNNMASFIRQLNMYGFHKITSIDNGGLKFDKDEMEFSHPCFKRNCPFLLEHIKRKIANTKSLDDKSGLKPEAVTKVLQDVKAMRGRQDSLDSRFSVMKQENEALWREIATLRQKHAKQQQIVNKLIQFLITIVQPSRNMTSVKRHMQLMIHDTPENAKLHKKSESQSESGPVIHELGEELLDEVNDSDIDFIEAASPYGKLTPCHDAESIDSPLNIERPHSSISQVSQHYDYSNQSAEDTVNAVMASSFGNDGGINLTGSDAANFMGAQKLISSSDSSVIKSVNPDGSHIFYHVTEVPDVMEAHQNEIVQVTSPIYTDENVLTTPMVREQMARSQKLKQRNKRRRKQNDDEEASEVNSSTLVGENRQTPPMIKSEKKPMIDPMSFLNILPQDHIIQSETESNSPNLKDASLSSNSNGSGLLTAINTINPSVSPVSAASGDTLLAIGSQSTNFFDSNEFVTPDMPTDIFDDSAISAEAGNFKEQHQQQIQYGISTANNGKFSSFVARNNNNGNDTPTTSTAAAAASANKFSNGNKPGNNCNVIVSSTQEKNTQNENNMSLTKYKSVIPGNGNIMRDEVSNHLDNVQDELESLKDLLRSDSYSLDVNALLG
- the Hsf gene encoding heat shock factor protein isoform X6, whose product is MANTRSNFDGKVKHRQIKNLFYDVEQEGKTSEPTTSSKVRIRFNKRNEIADLLETHQIKQEPTTKEPMHTFSETGAGVPAFLAKLWRLVDDPDTNSLICWSKDGRSFIIQNQAQFARELLPLNYKHNNMASFIRQLNMYGFHKITSIDNGGLKFDKDEMEFSHPCFKRNCPFLLEHIKRKIANTKSLDDKSGLKPEAVTKVLQDVKAMRGRQDSLDSRFSVMKQENEALWREIATLRQKHAKQQQIVNKLIQFLITIVQPSRNMTSVKRHMQLMIHDTPENAKLHKKSESQSESGPVIHELGEELLDEVNDSDIDFIEAASPYGKLTPCHDAESIDSPLNIERPHSSISQVSQHYDYSNQSAEDTVNAVMASSFGNDGGINLTGSDAANFMGAQKLISSSDSSVIKSVNPDGSHIFYHVTEVPDVMEAHQNEIVQVTSPIYTDENVLTTPMVREQMARSQKLKQRNKRRRKQNDDEEASEVNSSTLVGENRQTPPMIKSEKKPMIDPMSFLNILPQDHIIQSETESNSPNLKDASLSSNSNGSGLLTAINTINPSVSPVSAASGDTLLAIGSQSTNFFDSNEFVTPDMPTDIFDDSAISAEAGNFKEQHQQQIQYGISTANNGKFSSFVARNNNNGNDTPTTSTAAAAASANKFSNGNKPGNNCNVIVSSTQEKNTQNENNMSLTKYKSVIPGNGNIMRDEVSNHLDNVQDELESLKDLLRSDSYSLDVNALLGDKKKIWNYNVFQKVEIIF
- the Hsf gene encoding heat shock factor protein isoform X3, producing the protein MANTRSNFDGKVKHRQIKNLFYDVEQEGKTSEPTTSSKVRIRFNKRNEIADLLETHQIKQEPTTKEPMHTFSETGAGVPAFLAKLWRLVDDPDTNSLICWSKDGRSFIIQNQAQFARELLPLNYKHNNMASFIRQLNMYGFHKITSIDNGGLKFDKDEMEFSHPCFKRNCPFLLEHIKRKIANTKSLDDKSGLKPEAVTKVLQDVKAMRGRQDSLDSRFSVMKQENEALWREIATLRQKHAKQQQIVNKLIQFLITIVQPSRNMTSVKRHMQLMIHDTPENAKLHKKSESQSESGPVIHELGEELLDEVNDSDIDFIEAASPYGKLTPCHDAESIDSPLNIERPHSSISQVSQHYDYSNQSAEDTVNAVMASSFGNDGGINLTGSDAANFMGAQKLISSSDSSVIKSVNPDGSHIFYHVTEVPDVMEAHQNEIVQVTSPIYTDENVLTTPMVREQMARSQKLKQRNKRRRKQNDDEEASEVNSSTLVGENRQTPPMIKSEKKPMIDPMSFLNILPQDHIIQSETESNSPNLKDASLSSNSNGSGLLTAINTINPSVSPVSAASGDTLLAIGSQSTNFFDSNEFVTPDMPTDIFDDSAISAEAARNNNNGNDTPTTSTAAAAASANKFSNGNKPGNNCNVIVSSTQEKNTQNENNMSLTKYKSVIPGNGNIMRDEVSNHLDNVQDELESLKDLLRSDSYSLDVNALLGNADATTNRISLSPQFDGEFLTKLFNDSDVLGPYGLSLEGDKKGSEMMSYQPMYDLSDIIDINDKNESEAVDQTSRTVISRQLPLLQQQQKDPSSALNTPYNDYFANTSEPSITQRRNELAAYKRP
- the Hsf gene encoding heat shock factor protein isoform X4: MANTRSNFDGKVKHRQIKNLFYDVEQEGKTSEPTTSSKVRIRFNKRNEIADLLETHQIKQEPTTKEPMHTFSETGAGVPAFLAKLWRLVDDPDTNSLICWSKDGRSFIIQNQAQFARELLPLNYKHNNMASFIRQLNMYGFHKITSIDNGGLKFDKDEMEFSHPCFKRNCPFLLEHIKRKIANTKSLDDKSGLKPEAVTKVLQDVKAMRGRQDSLDSRFSVMKQENEALWREIATLRQKHAKQQQIVNKLIQFLITIVQPSRNMTSVKRHMQLMIHDTPENAKLHKKSESQSESGPVIHELGEELLDEVNDSDIDFIEAASPYGKLTPCHDAESIDSPLNIERPHSSISQVSQHYDYSNQSAEDTVNAVMASSFGNDGGINLTGSDAANFMGAQKLISSSDSSVIKSVNPDGSHIFYHVTEVPDVMEAHQNEIVQVTSPIYTDENVLTTPMVREQMARSQKLKQRNKRRRKQNDDEEASEVNSSTLVGENRQTPPMIKSEKKPMIDPMSFLNILPQDHIIQSETESNSPNLKDASLSSNSNGSGLLTAINTINPSVSPVSAASGDTLLAIGSQSTNFFDSNEFVTPDMPTDIFDDSAISAEAGNFKEQHQQQIQYGISTANNGKFSSFVARNNNNGNDTPTTSTAAAAASANKFSNGNKPGNNCNVIVSSTQEKNTQNENNMSLTKYKSVIPGNGNIMRDEVSNHLDNVQDELESLKDLLRSDSYSLDVNALLGNADATTNRISLSPQFDGEFLTKLFNDSDVLGPYGLSLEGDKKGSEMMSYQPMYDLSDIIDINDKNESEDK
- the Hsf gene encoding heat shock factor protein isoform X2, whose protein sequence is MANTRSNFDGKVKHRQIKNLFYDVEQEGKTSEPTTSSKVRIRFNKRNEIADLLETHQIKQEPTTKEPMHTFSETGAGVPAFLAKLWRLVDDPDTNSLICWSKDGRSFIIQNQAQFARELLPLNYKHNNMASFIRQLNMYGFHKITSIDNGGLKFDKDEMEFSHPCFKRNCPFLLEHIKRKIANTKSLDDKSGLKPEAVTKVLQDVKAMRGRQDSLDSRFSVMKQENEALWREIATLRQKHAKQQQIVNKLIQFLITIVQPSRNMTSVKRHMQLMIHDTPENAKLHKKSESQSESGPVIHELGEELLDEVNDSDIDFIEAASPYGKLTPCHDAESIDSPLNIERPHSSISQVSQHYDYSNQSAEDTVNAVMASSFGNDGGINLTGSDAANFMGAQKLISSSDSSVIKSVNPDGSHIFYHVTEVPDVMEAHQNEIVQVTSPIYTDENVLTTPMVREQMARSQKLKQRNKRRRKQNDDEEASEVNSSTLVGENRQTPPMIKSEKKPMIDPMSFLNILPQDHIIQSETESNSPNLKDASLSSNSNGSGLLTAINTINPSVSPVSAASGDTLLAIGSQSTNFFDSNEFVTPDMPTDIFDDSAISAEAGNFKEQHQQQIQYGISTANNGKFSSFVARNNNNGNDTPTTSTAAAAASANKFSNGNKPGNNCNVIVSSTQEKNTQNENNMSLTKYKSVIPGNGNIMRDEVSNHLDNVQDELESLKDLLRSDSYSLDVNALLGLFNDSDVLGPYGLSLEGDKKGSEMMSYQPMYDLSDIIDINDKNESEAVDQTSRTVISRQLPLLQQQQKDPSSALNTPYNDYFANTSEPSITQRRNELAAYKRP